tcaatactttaattttttcagtttttgttttgacttTGGCTATATTCATACCTGCATAAATTTTTGTTACTGGAGCATATGACTGCCAGATGATATTCATACCTACATAAATTTTTCTTACTGGAGTATATGACTGCCGAATGATATTCATACATGCATAAACTTTTGTTTCTGGAGTTTGTTGCTTACTATTGAAATCTAATGTTTCTGGTACTCCATTAAGTAAAAGTTAAGGTTGCAGCAAAAGTTGTGAAACAACTATATGATGTGAAgccattattttaatttgtttggcaATGAGGGTTATTATTGCATTAGAgaatggtttttgtttttttgtttttaacattAGTTGTATTCCTCATAGTTATTCAATACATAGTAGCAATACATTTTTGAAACTACTCGAGTTCCACACATACATCATCAATCTCGAGTGCTTTCTTAGCTAAGCTATGGGTCTGTTTTACTTCTGAGATGATCATCCCTGTCTGACCCCAATTCTCATGGTCTCCATTAATCTCTTTAGCTAATTAAGGGTATCTCCTTCTAGAATTATCCTAGCTAGGCCTATCTCAACACCTAAATAATGTTGATTGTAGAATTGCATATGCTCTGCAAGATAAGGATCAGGGTAAAGGGGTTTGTTCATCTTCATGGTTTCCATGACTTGTCCTTCCCAGTTTCTGATGATAGTGCCAATGCTCACCTTGCAATTCTTCTTGTCAAATGTTTGCATcccaattaattttatattggtCAATATGGGGTGCTTTCCACTAATCCATTGAACTAGACATGTCATATGAGGAGTTTGATTATGTTTGTGTTGTACAGTAGGCTGAGATCCTGAAATTTCTGAGGAATCTATTTCCATAGGTTCGTGGGGTTGGTAAAtactttatgaaaaaaaatatatttcaattaatgatAGATGGTTATCAAAGCTTTTCTACATTAGAGAAACTTATTGGATGGTTAAAGCAATTAATGATAGATGATCGTAAAGTGTCAGTTGGCCTCATGCCTCTTGCTAATGGTAGATGGTTAAGCAattcatattgcttttctacaTTGTTTTCTATATTGGGTGTTATCTCTTTCTATAATTTGAAATGTCAAGCCTCTAGATCCCTCTAGTTCAACATAACAagtcttttaaaaatttgtgaacTGTAATCTTGTTAGATTATACAATTATATAATCTGAATCTTCAAAAATCttgaaaaagtatttttagaacTGTTGTTTCTAAAATACACTTTTTAGGTAAATCATTGAGGGTTTTCCATGGATAAGTTGAACAAGTCCACTTCTATGAAGGAAATGAGTATGCAATATGCTTTGGTACATCTATAATAACTTAGgtataagataagataattaTCTTCTACTCTATCTTCACCATTTGTTGAGAGCTACGTTCATTAATGCTTTGctgtctctctctgttttttttataCTGCAATGTTGAGTAACTCTATGCTTTCTATATTGGGTGTTGAGGTGTTttccctttatatatatatatatatactgcaaTGTTGAGTAACTCTATGCTTTCTATATTGAGTGTTGAGGtgttgtccttttttttttttattttttatactgcAATGTTGAGTAACTCTATGCTTTCTATATTGGTGTTTAGGTGCtatcccttctctctctctctctctctctctctctctctctctctctctctctctctctctctctctctctctctctctctctctctctctctctctctctctctctctctctctctctctctactgtgGGTGTTGAGGTGTtgtccctttttcttttttctttttttatattgcAATGTTGAGTAACTCTATGCAACAATTTATATTGGGTGTTCAGGTGTTGTCCCACTTTATGAAACTGCAACATGCTGTTGAGATATTACATTTTGATGCTGAGATATTGGATATATGTCCAATATGCTTTATTGGACTTGAATATTGGGTACATTTTCTGACTccttgaaaatttaatatttttcaaggaTGGATACATATTTTGATGAtaaccacttcttcaccactttgtTACAAAGTGGAGGAGGAGGTTGTAATAGCACCCCAAAGCAAACATTTTAATGTTGTGGTTCAAGCAACTAACCCCCAATGATGGTGAAAAGAGGCATCCTCCAAAAAAAGTCCACAGATGTGCATCTTTCACCGTAGAGGAGGAGAACATCATCGTCTCAATTTAACTCAACATTAGCATCGATGTGATAAAGGGTACTGATCAAAAGTCCATTCaaatgtgggaaagaattaCCACATTTTATCATGACTATAAAAAATCGAATATTGTCAACCATTCTGAGGGATCATTGATGAATCGATAGTCCACaattcaaaaataaacaaataagttttgtgcatatgtAGTACAAGTAGAGTCATTGCACCTGAGTGGCGCAACGGAGCGAGACAAAGTATgtaccattttccttttttcatacAATTTGTGATGGGCTTACTTATGAACTCACAAATATTCCTTCACATTGGTAGATTAAAAAGGTGAATATATTGTATAAAGAGATGCTATGGTGTAATTTCACAATGGAGTACTGTTAGTATCTTTTAACACACCAACCAAAATGGCAGCAACACATATCCACCTTTGGTAAGAAGAAAATGCCACAAGAGAAACTGTTTGGTGAAGTTGCTATTGACATAGCCGAGGAGGACATGGAGGTTCTTACTCAGAGACCTCTAGGaaaaaaagttgagaaaaaaagGGAGAGGAAGTGGAAGTcgatggaaggtaatgattgtGAGATCAAGATTGGCTTAGCTAAGATGATCGGAGAAAGAGCGACGAGCATGGAAGAGCAGAGACAAGGTGTGTTGAAGGCAAATCGCGAAAGAGTAGCAACATTTGaactaaagaagaagaagttcgaGGCAAAGATGATACTGCTAGATCTAAGTAACTTGAATGCCATGCAGCAAGAATATTTCGATGCTATTCAACTGAAATTTTTTTCAGGAATAGAGGTCCCATTCCGGAAGTACATCTACATCTCGTTCAACACCTTTTGGATGTGTTTAACTTCTAatgtatgttttgaaattttttaggaTTTCAGTGGCTGCCCAACCAGATATGGGATGGATAAACATGTGAGTGGGTAGCAACTAAATTAATGGACTGTGGTATAattctcatcattttattttgtattagaaACTGAACTGTAAGAGTAATTTATGAACTATTTTGGTATATTGTGGATTGTTTTGGCTATTTATGAATTGGAGGTCATCTTTTGTAATTGAAGCTGAATTGTGTTGATAATTTGTGAATTGTTTTGGATACTTTTGaactgtatattttattttctgctgCTGGTGGTCTTGAAGTGGTACAACTTGTGTTTGTTTATCCTTGTGTTTGTGATAATGCACCAACGGTTTATTTACAATTAATAAGAACAGTGAAGTAAATGACATATGATATTGCCTGAGTCatgactttattaattattttttgttatttttattgtttttacaaTCCTTACTTGgctaaagtgttaaaaaataataaaaaaatatatatatatcaaatattattaaaataaataatattatattattatttaaaatttaagataacTAGTTTAATATTGACTAATTTAACTAAAAGtcgatgttataaataaaagacCATATTAAAATTCGATTTTAAACTTGACAATATCAGCTCTAAAAGGTATTTAGGTCCATGGAAATGGACAAACGAACAGAACCAGATGGAAAAGAGTGAAATTGATCCACGAGGTAATAAAAGTAACGTATTTTCTTAAGAAAAGAGGTAAGGTGCGTTTTAGCAAGAACAACCGTCGAGATTCCTAGCCTTTGATCACTCCACTTTCCACGATCTGTCCTATGGCTCAGTTATTTTGATATGACAGCCCCTGCCCTTTATGTTCAATAATTGCAATAATTGCACTTACCAATTTTGAAAATAGTACAGTTCTGTGAGTGAACAAAGCCTggtattctttttctttgcccAAAAATGGGAAAacctgacttttttttttttttttacttctatGATTGCTTTTTTTGTGGGTAGAGGGGGATGTCCTGACATCTCATTATTCATATGCCTACTTTCAGAACCCAACAAAATAATGACCATAAGAATTCTTTTCGACCCCAAAAGAAAAGGCaataatttctcaaaaaaaaagaaaaggcaataagatgatcatttatttatgtaaGAACCAGAGGGTTTCAAACTTGCAATAGCTTGGGCGCCTCTACTTTTGTCTCCCGCTAGCCATACAAGTGAAAATTAGGAAATGGCAAAGCCAGCAAAGCTAAACCTTCAAATGATGCAGATCATATTTGAGCTTCCCCCGACTAAATGCACAGCTAAACCTTAGTGAGAATGAACTAAACTTTTGCTTTCTGGCTGAACATAATGTAATCCACGAAAAACAAAATCATCATCTTAAATATTACTTGTTTAAGCATATCAAAGCACAAGGAAAAAGATTGGCACATGAGCCTTTAGGCAGGACACCTGGAATGGGTGCAAGGGTTAAAAGTAGGGCAAGAACTAAAAGCAAACTAGAGAGCAAAACTAAAAGCAAGAGATCTACGGACAGATTCAGAAACCATTGAAAGCGATGCAGAAACCATTCACCAAATGACTCCAACATTGGGAATTATTCAGGATCCTAATGACTCCAAAAGTTTTGTTTCCCGTAAAAGAACTTGGTCTTAATGGAATCAAATTCATCAGTTCTTCTCACAATTGCTATTGATCTTCTCATATTAATAACCAACATCTAGAACTACATCACTGAAAACCAATTCAAAGGGGCATCAGAATGCAAATAGAAGTTACTAGAGTATCAGAATAATGATACATATAAGTCTTACAGTTCAGTCAGTCATAAAAACATATGTTATTAAGAAGTTGGGATGCTAGTGCCTGCATACTAGACCAAAAACTTCCCAACATTTTTCACATTCAAACATGCAAGGTTTACTGAAAAGGATCAGTTCATGGCAAATAcataaatgaattttaaatacgTTGAACGGATTACAGAAAACATTATTAAAGGTTCAAGAAGCACAGCCCACGACATAGTGCACAACATCATTGGAAGCAAAGGAAAACGAAACGACATACAAACGAAACTTATGGTTTGTGGCTGGATGGTTAAAAATGTAAGAAGAGCACAAGAAGCCCCTACCCCACCTCTCTCCCCTTAAGAAGGTAAAGACGAGAGAGAAGGCATTTACAAATCCCTTTCAACCCAACTACATTTCTTCTCACATCCATTTAAATTCTTGTATTGCATATCACATTTCCTCTAGTTCAATTAATTACTGGATATTGTCCATAAAAGAACTCATACCAATCCTTGCTCTCTCAGCTCTACATGTGCACATGCACACGAGTGTATGTGTAAAATGCATATGTTGGTTCTGTTGGAGATAGGAATTTGCACTCAaacaaatctatatatatatagcaccaCAAGAATTTCACTAGAAACTAATGATAATCAGTACTTTTTAATAGAAGTATGCATAATTCCAACAACTGCAACCACCTTGGAAATTTCTCATTGACCAACTTCAACCACCTCTTACCAAAAGAGGGTAGATGGGGGATTTGTGGAGTTAACGAGTTTAAGAGATTCTTACAATAGTTAGTAACATATACATGAATGATAGATAATGTAATTAATGATCTTAGCTTCTTAAGCATGGATCAAAATCATTGAAAATGGCGGGAAGCTATAATCATGTTTTGTAATAGAACAGTCCAAAATATTCATACTCATGTTTTGCAATAGAACAGTCCAAAATATTCATACTTTTATTATACCTTTTCCTTGCACATTATTTGATATCTAATTTATATCATACTAGACAAATAAATGAATACAACAGTACTCGAATTACCAAAACTTCACTATAGATAAACGAAAACAAACATGGATAGATGTCATAGAAGTATAATTCTCATATTAGGGCACATATATGTTGCTATGTCACCCAGcactctcaattttttttaccaGCAATTAACCATCATAACAATTCCTAAAAGCCATAGTTTTGCATGCCAGAATACCAAGTATATCAACTGCTAAAAATGTATTGGGTTCTTATTTCCACTTCAGATTTAACAATCTTTATAAATTTGTAAGTGTCTTGTATTGAAAGAAATCAATAGTTTATGGAAGCAGTAAAACTGGATAAAGTCAATAAACTGCCCTAAAGACTACATGAACAGAAAGAACtgcattaaattaaatcaaGCATGTTGCATTCAGGTAAAATCCCCTTTACTGTTAAGAATTTATCAACAAATGACCTAGTTAAAAGAAGGAAAGTTTCCGGACAAATGAACTTACATCACCACTAGGTCACTCACTTCTAACACAATCGACTAAAATGCCATATGCATTTGTAAAAATCGTTTAATGTATCTTGACATTTGGTGATACCAAAAGATAGCTATAAGGCCACATCAGACTCAACCGCATAAAACGGGCACAGCGAGTCCACTCAAGGGGAAAGCCCATGAGGAACTCAATCTGTACAGCCAAACAAGATTACAGCTGATAACCTCCCGTTCCTCTAAAACACGCCTACAATCGCTACGTGCCACACATCACTCTTACATCACCAGATGAAACCATGCCTATAAGATGGAGCACTCATATAAATCAAACCACAGATGAAACCATTCGACCGCGGATAAATCGATACACCAGGACAGCTCTCTAAGAGAATTTGTCAATTCGCTTTATGTGGTGCTCAGACATCTTGAGCTCAACAATGAAACCCAAGATATGGCAAGCGTAAAGTGTCCCAAAGAACTTGTACTCACAGAAACCATTCTAGGAGTTACTAACGAACCTCATCTATTTGAGTCGTCAAACGGAACTGCTTACCAGAAGAAATTTCTTCTCGTAACTTGCAACTCCGACTTCATTTCTTGATCACTCAACCTACATCATAAAATTGCATTCTTCCAAAGAAACTTGATTAGAGAGAACTAAGAAATCCAAACTTTTAGTACATAGAAAATACCTAACGAAGAACACAAATTaagaagaagatagaaacaAGTCTTAACCTTCATTTCTATGCTTACAAGAAgaatatttcaaaacaaaaaactcaGCAAAACCATACTAACAttgaacctctctctctctctctctctctctctctctctctcagaaagGAGGAGGACGAGGATGACCCCAAAAAACATCCTGGGGTATCTGACCATTCGGTAGTGGATTCGGAGGTAGATTGTACATAGGCATTGAAGCCGCTGCTGTTTCACTCAAACCTTGACATGCTGAATTTCCGGAAGTACCCGAATTGACCCCTGATTGTTGCTGCACTTCCATTGCCTCCCCAGCAGCCTGCTCATCCTCTAGTGGCAATCTCTCAAATGTTGCATTCGTAAACGTCGCAGCAATTACAATAACCGGGCCCGACGCCACCAGCGCGCCGACCACAGTCCCACCAACAATCTGCCCCTGCCCGCCAGCTAAATAAACGGTTAGCCCAGAAGCCCCAGGTGGCGATGGGGCTGGCAAGAAGGCACCCGATAGGGACAATATCTCAAATCTTCCATGCAGCGAGATCACCCCGCCGGGTGCAGCAGGTTGCCTGATAGTAACGTTGGTAACAATGCCACTACCACTGAGAACCGAGACCCCTCGATACCGTCGATTCGCGAACGACGTAATGCACTCGGAAATATCGCTGCCACTACTGATTTCCAACACATGACTTCTGAGGGCATTGGGACTTTCTTTAGCAATGACTATTGGAGGCTTCGGCTTGTTCTTCGATCCCGGCGGTCGACCTCGGGGACGGCGGCCACTACTACCTGGATCAACGCTTTCTTCATGAGGTCCCGTGTTGGGGTCCTCAGCCTCGCGTTCATTGTGATCTCGGATATCTTCTTCTTCGATAATTTGCTTCTGTGGGGCAGTGTTGCTGGTGCTGATATTGGTTGGAGTAGTGTTTGCATTgctgttattgttgttgttggtgaTGTTGCCGTCCATGAATTCTTGCTCTCTTCTTCCGAGCCGGTTTAATCCACCATTGTCATCTTCTGGGTTTCTCAGGTCAAGCGACAAGGTCGAGGACAAGGGTTCCCCTCTCATCGCAACATTTCCAGCCCACCAGCGATTCGCCATGTTCGGGTTTTGGCAGAGAAACAGCTCTCCCCTTTCAGAAAATCAAAGCCAGAAGGAAAGACAAATCCAATGACCAAATATACCCTCTTTGTTACCTTTGTtgcatttctttctctctcgtGTCTCGTATATTTGCCTTGTTGAATTTAATAATGATAAACACCCAACTCAGAAAGCTAGCTTGAATACCCACCGAACAGAGACTATGGATAAAGtagtcttctttcttctttctttgtttgCTGTTTTTGTAGCTTCAGATGTTAATAAGCAGACCAAATCCAACAGATAAAATCCAAAACCTTATCATCCCCTTTTCTTCACGGAAATCCAGCCAGCCATCATGCATGAATCACACTACACGCATGGTTTCCCTTGTATTGCATGAAAACCCTAAACGGTACTACTCCAAATTAATTGCAAAAATCAGATCCAGCAAACAACACATGAATCATAGATAATCCACCTCACCAGAGCTCAATAACATCAAAGATCTAGCAACAATAATTTTCAACTTTAGATATAGGACAAACCTTTCCTCGCACTCCCTACAATAATCACAGATAAAAGGAAGCCATTTTCATGAAACTAGATACGTAAATAGGCAGTGCACATGGTACAAGCCTTTTCTGTTCTGAACATAAAAGAGGAGAAGCTCAGGTACTACCTGTATGCTGTATAGCAGATTAGTAAGGAGCAACGAGATTTTCAGTCTTCTTACGCCGCCGCCGGAAGGGGGGGGTGTCCTCTAGTTTCTTGAAGCCAGATGAAGCTGCGTTCTGATGCACGGTGTACGTTAAAAAACATAGCCCATCCCGGCTCTCGATAAGGATGCGTGGGGTACTGTATCTATTAGTTGCGGTTTTGCCGTGGGCTGAGTTTTCTTGTCTGCCTGGTAAACGGTATTGTTCTTTCAAAGTTTCGGGCACCAAGTTGAGTGAGATACAATATCCTATACCCATTCTCATGGAACCTAATGAGCAACAAACGTCAAACAGAGATTGAAAGATAAATTCAATGAGGGTCAACTAGAAAAATTACTGGGAAGTATAATATTGCCATTTTGAGTATTTAGAGGGTTTAGATTTTGATCAGTGTGGAGAATGGGATCAAAGTACAAAAAGCAGCTGTGAGGATTTCCTTCTTAACAGGTGGACTTTATGACAGCGTATAGGAAAGAGAAAGGGTAGTGATAACTTGGGTTGGGTGTTGGGTAACGTGCGGATGGGCCAAGGAGTAGTGGGAACACGTCACTGTCAGCGAGTCTCGACAAGGTATCAAATGCCTACATCTGCAACATCACCGCCCAAAACCGAGCCCCCAGCACCTGCCCAGCCCGGCTAGCCCTACCGGGACTCAGTCTTCTGCTTCACTTACACGCACCCTCTCTCTGTGTcatctgaatgatttttttgaaattttcattgaTGTTACCGATGCTTCTGGCTTCTGGGTGACCACCCATACTGCACTAAATGTGACTAGcaccgttctctctctctcctttttttctctttattcaatgtgagttttttctttatttttttatttttttatttttttttaagttttatggaAAATTTATTCAATGTGACTTGATTTTACAGTCGAGTTGCACACTAACGTATAGAAAAGAATTGAGAATATTTTCggaaagaaaatagaagttctgacttaaaaattatgaaatcatcacttgttttaaattaacaaaataagtaataattttatatgttattAAATATATGTTCTCTATTTAAatcttgattttatattttattttattttattaaatattttatgtattgaatttatttattgagagagagtttcatctatatataaaaataaatgttaaaaatataatataaataagaataaCCTTACatacaatcataaaatatataaatattacataatcgttttaaaaaaatgatgtctattattaaaaaattaattttttatataaatctcatattttattcactttttttaatcaacagttaaaatatttttgattacaaatatattttctctataaataattaaatcaatcTCTTcgtataagttttttattttcttaatatgatTTTACTTCTAAGTTGCACACACCTTCGAGTCTATGCATTCCCACCGGCCACCAGGCAATAATTTCTTACCTAGGaacgttttgatattatttataaaagaaatttctCGTTTGTTCTTGCAATATttatcaactcattttattttatttatataattttttaaaattttcacttaaaataaaataaatcattccTCTTTgccaaatttgaaataaaaataatattttttaataattttttatttaatttttaactttaacctcaaatattttattacatctTATCGAAAACAAACCAGCCGTCAGCGCTTGAATTCAATGATGGGTAGCCACTacccatttaatatttataaaggatttgaagttttttatttttttattattttcttttaagtatttttttaatatttttaatcattaaaaaaaattcaaaaatatataattttattaaaaattacttctttaattattaagtaaaactaaaaattaaaaaaattaaatataaaaaaaaaatagtaaataaataataggaggattgtatcattttccttcaaaGATTGCTCTTGGATAGGCAATTTAATATAACTGTTTTGAACAGAACCTCATCAACCCGAGTTGAACAAACGGGCCAACTCGGCCGACCAGATCCAGCCCGTAATTTGTAATCGGCCCAAATTTCAAAACCCCAGACCACTATCAAACACTTCCACCGCGCGTCATAAAACTATGCTTCAAGGCCCAAGCTTCttggtattttcatttatattattattcttccTCATTATCCACTCTCCGAGTCTCAGATTAAAACCGCAAGGTCGCTTTTCGCTCCCAATGGCGCTTCTCAACGTCTCCTTCGCCTGTAGCCCTCACGTCTCAAATCCACACCCTCGTTATTCttgctctctctccctctgtaCTACGCTCCAGGTAGATTGAATTACTCGTCTGTTTTCCTCCTCGCAACATGTCTCTCTACTGCTAGACTTTCGCCGCACCTTGGCTAATTCTCGTTCATTTTTTATCGAAACAGGTGCCGAAGAAGCCACGGACAGCTCCTCGGAATCTGATTCTGTTGTCGTTGGGCGAATCTGCGTCCAAGGCAAGCTTGCTGGCTCTCCTCTCCGCTTCTCTCTTCTTGGCCGATCCCGCACTCGCATTCAAGGGAGGAGGTCCGTACGGTCAAGAGGTGACGAGGGGACAAGATCTGACTGGCAAGGACTTTAGCGGCAAGACTTTGATCAGCCAGGACTTCAAGACGGtatctgtttttttatttgcCGACCGCACATGAATATGTTTATCGTAATCCGTTTTGTCTATATAATGTGCGATTTGTTTTgcatatttattcaatttcattttttttttttttttcagtctatACTGAGGCAGGCAAATTTTAAAGGCTCAAAGTTACTTGGTGCGAGCTTCTTCGATGCCGATTTAACAGGTATTTAATTCTTCATTGTGTTTTAACACTATTGTCAGTATTGACGGAGGATAGATTATTCTGTAagttagttttaataaataattcaacaggAAAGAACGAAGAAAATCGtccaaaaaatagaaagaaacatatatgatgtttagttcaaaattatcaaattaaataatGTCAAAAATCAGCCCACAAGTATAGCTTAAAATCGtcattattagaattttatcaaaaatagtaaaatctcAACAATCATGTtagaattaaatatataataaaaaaaaataatctgtCAAAAATATGATTCAAATTAGGTTCAGAATCACTTTCTAAATGATAAAGGAAATATtactataaaaggaaaaaaatttcctAAAAATGGAGATTCGGAATGGAAAACAGGAAATTTTGGTCTCAAAAAAGATGTGCGCTAGTGGCTACGATGTGCGTGCTGAAAAGAGTTCCGAATTGGAGTCATATGTACAGTTTTGATACTCGTAGTCAaagttatgattaaaatatagaaaaatcacAATTACCTGCCATATTTGCACTTATTTGCCAATTCAAAGTATCTCAGTGTGCCATCAATGTGCCATCTGAACAACTCACAATCATCTTACTCACATTCTCTTACAGCAAGTATCTTAGATTCGCAGATATTCTTCGGAAAATTTGTTAGGCTGCATGCTTCAGTACAACTTTAGTAAGTACCGTGTGATAATGTAGGTAGGTGAGACAGCTTGGAAGAGTTGTAGTATTAGATTACTACGCCATAAGTGTAAAGTATAATCACAATCAAATTGCATTAATTGATTATGATACAGtcttactgtgacagtcaaattattctattatatatatttacaataattatttagtGTCTTTTTATCTCTAAAAAGGGGCTGATCTTTCGGACGCTGATCTCAGAGGGGTAGATTTTTCCTTGGCAAATGTGACTAAGGTATCTTGATTCGATATTTTGGTGTCTGGTTCGATTTCTCTAGGAAATACTAGTTGCTATGTTTGTGTCCGTTCTCCCTCCGAGTATGTTGTGTTTGTAAGAATCACTTTCTTCAGGCCAACCTGAGCAATGCTAACTTGGAAGGTGCTCTGGCTACGGGAAATACATCTTTCAAGGGATCAAAAATAACAGGGGCTGGTATGTGGAAAGCAGAAACTCTGCTTAACATTGTTTTCTTAGAGTTGATGTCAGATTTGGCCAATTCATTTGAGAGGGAATGAATGAATCATTGTTTACTGAGTTTGCTCAGATTTCACGGATGTTCCATTGAGAGAAGATCAACGAGAATACCTATGCAAAGTTGCAGACGGGTAAATATATAGTTTCCTTTACATTTTCCTTCTCAATTATTGGCGTTATTCATTATTAACCGCATTTTTGTTATCAGGGTGAATCCAACAACTGGAAACGCAACGCGTGATACACTGCTatgcaattaattaataatatttcattgcCCCCAGCAAACCATCACGTTTATACAGGGGGAGCGGATTTGCTGCTTCTGTAAGAGGCTGGCTAAGAGCTGCAGTTTTCGTGGGTTTGAATTTGAGGCTGATTTATTAGAACGATTGTATCATATTACTAACACAGTAGCCCTATCTAATGATTGGATTTGATATTACATATGGTCGAGGGTATTATTTGGAGTCTAAAATTGCatcgtgattttttttttcatgtaattgTGGAAAAG
This genomic interval from Carya illinoinensis cultivar Pawnee chromosome 2, C.illinoinensisPawnee_v1, whole genome shotgun sequence contains the following:
- the LOC122301428 gene encoding AT-hook motif nuclear-localized protein 15-like produces the protein MANRWWAGNVAMRGEPLSSTLSLDLRNPEDDNGGLNRLGRREQEFMDGNITNNNNNSNANTTPTNISTSNTAPQKQIIEEEDIRDHNEREAEDPNTGPHEESVDPGSSGRRPRGRPPGSKNKPKPPIVIAKESPNALRSHVLEISSGSDISECITSFANRRYRGVSVLSGSGIVTNVTIRQPAAPGGVISLHGRFEILSLSGAFLPAPSPPGASGLTVYLAGGQGQIVGGTVVGALVASGPVIVIAATFTNATFERLPLEDEQAAGEAMEVQQQSGVNSGTSGNSACQGLSETAAASMPMYNLPPNPLPNGQIPQDVFWGHPRPPPF
- the LOC122301430 gene encoding thylakoid lumenal 15 kDa protein 1, chloroplastic, whose product is MALLNVSFACSPHVSNPHPRYSCSLSLCTTLQVPKKPRTAPRNLILLSLGESASKASLLALLSASLFLADPALAFKGGGPYGQEVTRGQDLTGKDFSGKTLISQDFKTSILRQANFKGSKLLGASFFDADLTGADLSDADLRGVDFSLANVTKANLSNANLEGALATGNTSFKGSKITGADFTDVPLREDQREYLCKVADGVNPTTGNATRDTLLCN